The following proteins are co-located in the Leptospira selangorensis genome:
- a CDS encoding LIC11435 family protein, whose protein sequence is MLSKRFQKSNTIAVLLVGFLLFSLPIFGKEEGVKLEWKAIPDAGGYQVEIKDSRGKVTREKTNGTQIQIELPPGAYEHRIGVLNKYGRVSVFSAWIPFEVILSQKPEVIAAEKNKFLTKDMPETFEIKGKHFTEATKVILKDSKGNEIPVKSVDLKNPETMVVTIDKKKSPEGPVTLRLENPRNKSTERENYFLVADTEDELAALDSKSSYSGSSSGSSFFDLGAAARSAVLPGWGQYYQKKSTFRTAIFPSLIIVAGGYAAAKGNSYLNATHELDAARQSNIMYNSAFLQSGNPALFSLALYNYSQISPKYSNAVGEYNQLGVALGVLGFFYLINVLDAGFFPGPKQVKVEGTNTPVTVSPLLRNARESDRAATFASGSSYLLQQRMELGVEFTW, encoded by the coding sequence ATGTTGAGTAAAAGATTCCAAAAATCTAATACGATTGCAGTCCTTTTGGTCGGATTCCTTTTATTCTCCCTTCCAATTTTTGGAAAGGAAGAAGGTGTCAAATTAGAATGGAAAGCTATTCCTGATGCCGGCGGTTACCAGGTAGAGATCAAAGATTCTCGCGGAAAGGTGACCAGGGAAAAAACAAACGGAACCCAGATCCAAATAGAATTACCACCAGGTGCTTATGAACATAGGATAGGTGTATTAAATAAGTACGGTAGAGTTTCCGTATTCTCCGCTTGGATCCCGTTCGAGGTCATTCTTTCCCAAAAACCTGAAGTAATCGCTGCCGAAAAGAATAAGTTCCTGACTAAGGACATGCCAGAAACTTTCGAGATCAAGGGTAAACATTTTACGGAAGCCACTAAAGTAATATTAAAAGATTCTAAAGGGAATGAGATCCCCGTTAAGTCCGTAGATCTCAAAAATCCGGAAACTATGGTAGTCACTATAGACAAGAAGAAGTCTCCGGAAGGACCAGTCACTTTACGTTTGGAAAATCCTCGTAACAAGTCCACAGAAAGGGAAAATTATTTCCTAGTAGCGGACACAGAAGATGAACTTGCCGCTTTAGACTCCAAGTCCTCTTATTCCGGATCTAGTTCCGGGTCTTCTTTCTTTGATCTGGGAGCTGCCGCAAGATCTGCGGTCCTTCCTGGATGGGGACAATATTACCAAAAGAAGTCTACATTTAGAACAGCAATCTTTCCTAGTTTGATCATTGTTGCGGGCGGTTATGCAGCCGCAAAAGGAAATTCATATCTGAATGCAACTCACGAATTGGATGCAGCAAGACAGAGTAATATTATGTATAACTCTGCATTTTTACAATCCGGGAACCCTGCACTATTCAGCCTTGCTTTATATAATTATTCTCAAATCTCTCCTAAATATTCTAATGCTGTTGGAGAATATAACCAATTAGGAGTGGCATTAGGAGTATTAGGATTCTTTTATCTAATCAATGTGCTCGACGCAGGATTTTTCCCAGGCCCTAAACAAGTAAAGGTAGAAGGAACTAATACTCCTGTGACTGTCTCTCCACTACTAAGAAATGCGAGGGAGTCTGATAGAGCAGCTACATTTGCTTCCGGAAGTTCTTATCTTCTTCAACAAAGAATGGAATTAGGAGTGGAATTCACATGGTAA
- a CDS encoding DUF1566 domain-containing protein — MKHLSAILLFSIISILNCAGPKQDDLSGLLLLLAGGGGGNSFHCGQTVANPVNVGFSTSPNSYVANVNNDAFVTALGGNNCESAALVDNDNGTVTDTANHFLWTLCTGYNSSGTILKYDYTSSDCNAASTPTSDDINITFAQAESFCNSLTFAGHSDWGLPDSIQLFSLYSATTPFALSSFGTKKSLVRVGGSWSTTQTTSYSIVNSYANATQRFFTTAPSTTSVGSFVCVAKI, encoded by the coding sequence ATGAAACATCTATCTGCAATACTTCTTTTTTCTATAATCTCTATTTTAAACTGCGCAGGTCCGAAACAAGATGATTTGAGCGGCTTGCTATTATTATTAGCAGGTGGCGGTGGAGGTAATTCTTTCCATTGCGGTCAGACGGTAGCAAATCCGGTGAATGTAGGTTTTTCTACTAGCCCAAATAGCTATGTTGCAAATGTAAACAATGATGCTTTTGTCACTGCATTGGGCGGGAATAACTGCGAATCGGCGGCTTTAGTAGATAATGATAATGGAACTGTAACGGATACCGCGAATCATTTTTTATGGACTTTATGCACTGGATACAATTCCTCTGGAACCATTTTGAAATACGATTATACTTCCTCAGATTGTAATGCCGCCTCTACACCTACATCCGATGATATTAATATTACTTTTGCTCAGGCAGAATCATTCTGCAATAGTTTAACTTTTGCAGGTCATTCCGATTGGGGATTACCTGATTCGATACAATTGTTTTCCTTATATTCCGCAACCACTCCGTTCGCTTTGAGTTCTTTTGGAACCAAAAAATCATTAGTCAGAGTGGGAGGTTCCTGGTCTACTACGCAAACGACTTCATATAGCATTGTAAATTCATATGCGAATGCAACCCAGAGGTTCTTTACTACAGCCCCTTCAACGACTTCAGTCGGGAGTTTTGTTTGTGTAGCTAAAATCTAA